A window of Carassius carassius chromosome 44, fCarCar2.1, whole genome shotgun sequence contains these coding sequences:
- the LOC132126574 gene encoding zinc finger protein 362-like codes for MAEPRFNNPYFWPPPPSIPGQLDNLVLINKIKEQLMAEKIRPPHLSPTSVPSQQPLLVPPTSAEAGQHNISTPKLQHMPGLHAHSTTQPDIALHARPASSTVAGRILGDVNLNLDDKTAIKARGLWEDWHLRQIIDQPSRVNHLSGLSLTSSRTANHNTSESVTPSTPTSPTSTSQTRQGGTPSSNLISGLSVGPGMDFIKNSGGLAGLLGPPPKSIGRGRKKIKAENPSGPLLVVPYPILASGADQSTVSITAKEGKTYRCKVCPLTFFSKSDMQIHSKTHTEAKPHKCPHCTKSFANASYLAQHLRIHLGVKPYHCSYCENSFRQLSHLQQHTRIHTGDRPYKCLQPGCEKAFTQLSNLQSHQRSHNKDKPYKCSNCYRAYSDSASLQIHLSAHAIKNAKAFCCSMCGRAYTSETYLMKHMSKHTVVEHLVSQHSPQRTESPSVPVRISLI; via the exons ATGGCAGAGCCTCGATTTAATAATCCATACTTCTGGCCTCCTCCACCATCTATTCCTGGTCAG TTGGATAACCTTGTGCTGATCAACAAGATCAAAGAACAGCTCATGGCGGAGAAAATCAGACCTCCACACCTGTCGCCCACTTCTGTCCCGTCCCAGCAGCCCTTGCTGGTGCCGCCCACTTCCGCAGAAGCCGGGCAGCACAATATATCAACGCCTAAGCTGCAGCACATGCCGGGCCTCCACGCTCACAGCACCACCCAGCCCGACATCGCCCTGCACGCCCGACCTGCCTCCAGCACCGTCGCAG GTCGTATTCTGGGTGACGTCAACTTGAATCTGGATGACAAAACGGCTATTAAAGCAAGAGGATTGTGGGAAGACTGGCATTTGCGGCAAATCATAGACCAGCCATCCCGAGTGAATCATCTGTCAG GACTGTCGCTGACGTCTTCTCGAACTGCCAACCACAACACGTCAGAGAGCGTGACGCCGAGCACCCCGACCTCTCCAACCAGCACCAGTCAGACGCGTCAGGGTGGCACACCTTCCTCAAACCTCATCTCAGGACTGTCTGTTGGGCCAGGGATGGACTTTATCAAAAACAGCGGAGGACTGGCAGGACTGCTGGGTCCTCCTCCGAAGAGCATAGGACGAGGGCGCAAAAAGATCAAAGCCGAAAACCCCTCTGGGCCGCTCTTAGTCGTTCCCTACCCAATCCTGGCTTCTGGAGCCGACCAATCAACTGTCAGCATCACTGCCAAAGAGGGCAAAACCTACAG atgtaAAGTGTGTCCGCTGACGTTCTTCTCCAAGTCGGACATGCAGATACACTCCAAGACCCACACGGAAGCAAAGCCACACAAGTGCCCTCATTGCACCAAGTCCTTCGCCAACGCGTCTTACCTGGCCCAACACCTGCGCATTCACCTGGGAGTGAAGCCGTATCACTGCTCCTACTGCGAGAACTCCTTCCGCCAGCTCTCACACTTACAGCAGCACACAAG AATCCACACAGGTGATCGGCCGTATAAATGTCTCCAACCAGGCTGTGAAAAAGCCTTCACACAGCTCTCCAATCTGCAA TCTCACCAGAGATCACATAATAAAGACAAGCCTTACAAGTGCTCCAACTGTTACCGCGCTTACTCTGACTCCGCCTCCCTCCAAATCCACTTGTCCGCTCACGCAATCAAAAACGCCAAGGCATTTTGCTGCAGCATGTGTGGACGAGCCTACACCTCA GAGACCTACCTTATGAAACACATGTCTAAGCACACAGTGGTAGAACATCTGGTGAGTCAACACTCACCACAGAGGACCGAATCTCCCAGCGTTCCTGTTCGCATTTCCCTCATCTGA